In Euwallacea fornicatus isolate EFF26 chromosome 2, ASM4011564v1, whole genome shotgun sequence, one genomic interval encodes:
- the LOC136346132 gene encoding uncharacterized protein isoform X3 → MLNFKTMVILSAVFVVCYGQHISGYNGFNKCKKSHHHHHGIRTLFTVSLVAGKVIGIIKLIEYMKSKDRHEEKVVYVNPHEHHDHEFVSQPWASGSEFYESKSYGGYPAEYSRDHPPEDVYDHNERYSTDPGTYHNVPASSRSNEDGYTAMFYRGITLLTNRLRQLNITDMALNDMGIKDINCKRKFVCKADFIAHENIILKTGLNVLRDPSYRRYMPNTAVTSEEECNKLYPECNSGSEF, encoded by the exons atgttaaattttaaaacgatgGTGATACTTTCGGcagtttttgttgtttgttatGGACAACATATAAGTGGTTACAATGGATTTAATAAGTGTAAAAAAAGTCATCATCACCATCACGGAATAC GAACACTATTTACAGTAAGCTTGGTAGCCGGAAAAGTAATTGGCATTATCAAGCTAATTGAGTACATGAAAA GTAAAGATCGTCACGAGGAGAAAGTTGTTTATGTAAACCCACACGAGCATCATGATCACGAATTCGTAAGTCAGCCTTGGGCTAGCGGATCAGAATTTTATGAATCGAAGTCATATGGAGGATATCCAGCAG AATATTCCAGAGATCACCCCCCAGAAGACGTTTACGACCACAACGAACGTTACAGCACCGATCCAGGGACCTACCATAATGTCCCAGCATCTAGTAGAAGTAACGAAGACGGTTATACAGCCATGTTTTATAGAGGAATAACCCTATTAACTAACCGGTTAAGGCA GTTAAATATCACCGATATGGCTTTAAATGACATGGGCATTAAAGACATAAACTGCAAAAGAAAGTTTGTATGCAAAGCTGATTTCATCGCTCATGAGAATATTATTCTTAAAACCGGGTTGAACGTTTTAAG ggaTCCCTCATATCGACGTTATATGCCGAACACAGCCGTAACGTCTGAAGAAGAATGCAACAAATTGTATCCCGAATGTAACAGTGGTTCTGAATTTTAG
- the LOC136346132 gene encoding uncharacterized protein isoform X1: MLNFKTMVILSAVFVVCYGQHISGYNGFNKCKKSHHHHHGIHHFHFLYYLTFLAIKLKIIFFVGTLFTVSLVAGKVIGIIKLIEYMKSKDRHEEKVVYVNPHEHHDHEFVSQPWASGSEFYESKSYGGYPAEYSRDHPPEDVYDHNERYSTDPGTYHNVPASSRSNEDGYTAMFYRGITLLTNRLRQLNITDMALNDMGIKDINCKRKFVCKADFIAHENIILKTGLNVLRDPSYRRYMPNTAVTSEEECNKLYPECNSGSEF, from the exons atgttaaattttaaaacgatgGTGATACTTTCGGcagtttttgttgtttgttatGGACAACATATAAGTGGTTACAATGGATTTAATAAGTGTAAAAAAAGTCATCATCACCATCACGGAATAC ATCACTTCCACTTCTTATATTATCTGACTTTCCTCGCTATTAAGCTGAAAATCATCTTCTTCGTAGGAACACTATTTACAGTAAGCTTGGTAGCCGGAAAAGTAATTGGCATTATCAAGCTAATTGAGTACATGAAAA GTAAAGATCGTCACGAGGAGAAAGTTGTTTATGTAAACCCACACGAGCATCATGATCACGAATTCGTAAGTCAGCCTTGGGCTAGCGGATCAGAATTTTATGAATCGAAGTCATATGGAGGATATCCAGCAG AATATTCCAGAGATCACCCCCCAGAAGACGTTTACGACCACAACGAACGTTACAGCACCGATCCAGGGACCTACCATAATGTCCCAGCATCTAGTAGAAGTAACGAAGACGGTTATACAGCCATGTTTTATAGAGGAATAACCCTATTAACTAACCGGTTAAGGCA GTTAAATATCACCGATATGGCTTTAAATGACATGGGCATTAAAGACATAAACTGCAAAAGAAAGTTTGTATGCAAAGCTGATTTCATCGCTCATGAGAATATTATTCTTAAAACCGGGTTGAACGTTTTAAG ggaTCCCTCATATCGACGTTATATGCCGAACACAGCCGTAACGTCTGAAGAAGAATGCAACAAATTGTATCCCGAATGTAACAGTGGTTCTGAATTTTAG
- the RpS17 gene encoding small ribosomal subunit protein eS17: protein MGRVRTKTVKKASKVIIEKYYTRLTLDFHTNKRICEEIAIIPTKPLRNKIAGFVTHLMKRLRHSQVRGISIKLQEEERERRDNYVPEVSALEHDIIEVDAETKEMLKMLEFNNISGLQLLQPASNYNNRRA, encoded by the coding sequence ATGGGTCGCGTCCGTACTAAAACCGTGAAAAAGGCTTCCAAAGTGATCATTGAAAAGTACTACACACGCCTGACCCTAGATTTCCACACCAACAAGAGAATCTGCGAAGAAATTGCCATTATTCCAACCAAACCTTTGCGTAATAAGATTGCCGGTTTTGTGACACATTTAATGAAGCGATTGAGGCATTCCCAAGTGAGAGGAATTTCCATCAAGTTACAGGAGGAGGAGCGTGAAAGGCGTGACAACTATGTCCCCGAAGTCTCAGCTTTGGAACATGATATCATTGAGGTGGATGCTGAAACCAaggaaatgttgaaaatgttggAATTCAACAATATCAGTGGTTTGCAGCTATTGCAACCTGCAAGCAACTATAACAATAGGCGGGCTTGA
- the LOC136345986 gene encoding tetratricopeptide repeat protein 37 isoform X1, with product MDVKARLKEAKTAIKNHDFQKALKLCKSVIKEDRNNYMAFVFLGLSLQETGPVDQAPKAFQKAIDLNSSNPLAWQGLISCYEKSNKNDVKSELINLYLTYLSYESNESKLLDYSIKLANIASSGDLIEVMKLLLKVSKKCSQDPQQDILKLVTKLLELVPEANKPLDLMEEYVQELIKSSSITEYDFSNYLVVLNKTGNSLKLLEKAEDMAQLFPSSSTALSWICKVYNELYIEENTEFNCDKICTYVDKLLEFDPQNTMGLFTHALLEFKDGKSVIAREKLLDVTSQRPGLVYAWILLTDVQLKLNLVQEAVGNLNKAQRLTKSFHDPGKILRKLRLQEVEILSLSDDREDWRKCLEIFSHKEDNTLLLLPHIITACIKLNNFIEAETYISELESKNKNIALLYKLKLYRKQGKVADAQKLIEESSYDSLWWWLEVGEVYWDSQEYSKALEPFLKAAKCDPGNYIPFVKLGHYYIKVSQFEKARRCYEKAFKLNSLSSEAGSALSKIYRKQKNWDANLSLLVNFTQGFPDTTNVWAWLQLGLTYLEQANANSALEYLRIVIRIQPENVHCWESLADAYFSNGAYTSALKCYQKALNLAQTSLYSALQVAYVKKILGEYAEAQVDFENILVNNRSYVPALKGLGETYLCRAKECYKDQRIGTARDYAQKAANKLTLAVFQRSELTCLWKLLANSVHLVANLPEKYFFMKISRSFIDATKSDESVLLEQEELFEMAIKFYCKAISLAQDNPFFWHDLSTCYLDYARSIKSSDARSRYFNNALSTAQQCTLLNPGFWQHWNLLGNVALFIDPPNYALAQHSFIKAVIAENNSSIAWTNLGTLYLLMGDLKLANKAFSEGQRSDPNYMNCWIGQAIIAETMGHSDAMDLFRHSTQLGQHQQGSIGFGHWVCQILLNSSPDDKAVKYNIYNMHAIPIALDAINWYIEKNQDNSCAWNILGILSERMGLLKTAKNAFKHAFVLADKKNKDFARVNYGRLLYRMGEYESAIEMFANVEAATFSSGGGLALALFRNAQYQESYGSYEQALHWLTEEQASQSELLVALASMAYKFQGPDGAKTILFQSIGLNEPSPWSLYATFSLSLLHNDMNLCQLVLKDLVNLEAQIAQKPGDHSEFIFHYATLLSCLYLLMKDKKAALCELSRLIHNYPNVSSTWLILSQFLLRLESNHHKLKAGTKCANAALKLGNSNTDVTTALCTVALSFQRAGHLKEAAICAQKLVHYNPDLADGWAILIPLLLKSKSVSSIFLSQLRNYLCKIKCSENILKWCCDLTM from the exons ATGGACGTCAAGGCTCGGTTGAAAGAGGCGAAAACTGCAATAAAAAACcatgattttcaaaaagctTTGAAACTTTGCAAA TCAGTTATAAAAGAAGATCGCAACAACTATATGGCATTTGTCTTCTTAGGATTATCCTTGCAAGAAACTGGGCCAGTTGATCAAGCACCAAAAGCCTTTCAAAAGGCCATAGATTTGAACTCATCCAATCCACTTGCATGGCAAGGACTGATCAGTTGTTATGAAAAATCTAACAAGAATGATGTAAAGTCTGAATTGATCAACTTGTATTTGACATATCTGTCATATGAGTC CAATGAGTCCAAACTTTTGGACTACTCTATAAAATTAGCTAATATTGCTAGTTCAGGAGATTTGATTGAGGTAATGAAATTGTTGCTTAAAGTTAGTAAGAAATGTTCACAAGACCCTCagcaagatattttaaaattagttacCAAGCTCTTGGAACTAGTACCTGAAGCAAATAAACCACTAgatttg atgGAAGAATATGTTCAAGAACTGATCAAATCTTCTTCAATTACTgaatatgatttttcaaattatcttgtggttttaaacaaaactggcaattcattaaaattattagaaaaagccGAAGACATGGCCCAGTTGTTTCCATCCAGTTCTACAGCTCTCAGCTGGATATGCAAAGTTTACAATGAACTTTACATAGAAGAAAACACTGAATTTAACTGTGATAAAATCTGTACATATGTTGACAAACTTTTAGAATTTGACCCACAAAATACCATGGGTTTGTTTACTCATGCATTGTTGGAGTTTAAGGATGGCAAATCAGTTATTGCCAGAGAAAAACTTTTAGATG TAACTTCACAACGGCCTGGTTTAGTGTATGCTTGGATATTATTAACTGACGTGCAATTGAAGTTAAATTTAGTTCAAGAGGCTGTAGGTAATCTGAATAAAGCACAGCGATTGACGAAATCTTTTCATGACCCGGGAAAGATACTCAGAAAATTGCGGCTTCAGGAAGTCGAAATACTGTCTTTATCAGATGATAGAGAAGATTGGAGAAAGTGTTTGGAGATTTTCAGCCATAAG GAGGATAATACCTTATTATTACTACCTCACATAATTACAGCGTGTattaaattgaacaatttcaTCGAAGCCGAAACGTATATTTCGGAGttagaatctaaaaataaaaatattgcccTTTTATACAAGTTAAAGCTATATCGAAAGCAGGGAAAAGTTGCAGATGCCCAAAAGCTTATAGAAGAGTCGTCATATGACTCATTGTGGTGGTGGTTGGAAGTTGGTGAAGTTTACTGGGACAGTCAAGAATACAGTAAAGCGTTAGAACCGTTTTTAAAG gcTGCCAAATGTGATCCAGGGAATTACATCCCCTTTGTTAAACTCGGTcattattatataaaagttAGTCAGTTCGAAAAAGCGAGACGTTGCTACGAAAAGGCATTTAAACTAAATTCTCTGTCCTCGGAAGCAGGAAGTGCGTTGAGTAAAATTTATAGGAAACAAAAGAATTGG GATGCAAATCTGTCACTTCTGGTCAACTTTACACAAGGATTTCCAGACACCACTAATGTTTGGGCATGGTTACAGTTGGGTCTGACCTACTTAGAGCAGGCTAATGCCAATAGTGCTTTAGAGTATTTACGCATAGTGATTCGAATTCAACCAGAAAATGT TCATTGCTGGGAATCCTTAGCGGATGCATATTTTTCTAACGGAGCATACACTTCAGCATTAAAGTGCTATCAAAAAGCATTAAACTTAGCTCAAACGTCTCTATACTCCGCTTTGCAAGTGGCTTATGTTAAAaag ATTTTAGGTGAATATGCTGAGGCACAGGTTgactttgaaaacattttggttAATAATAGAAGTTATGTACCTGCATTAAAAGGTTTGGGTGAAACATATTTATGCAGGGCGAAAGAATGTTACAAAGATCAGAGAATTGGGACAGCGAGAGATTATGCTCAAAAAGCTGCCAATAAATTAACCTT GGCTGTGTTCCAGAGAAGCGAATTAACTTGTTTGTGGAAACTTTTGGCAAATTCTGTCCATTTAGTCGCAAATTTAcctgagaaatattttttcatgaagATTTCGCGTAGTTTCATTGATGCAACCAAGTCGGATGAGTCGGTATTGCTGGAGCAAGAAGAACTATTTGAAATGGCTATTAA attctatTGCAAAGCAATTAGTCTTGCTCAAGACAATCCGTTCTTTTGGCACGATCTTTCTACTTGTTATCTAGACTACGCGCGCTCTATAAAAAGCTCAGATGCGCGATCTCGGTATTTTAATAATGCCTTATCCACAGCCCAACAATGTACTCTGTTAAATCCTGGGTTTTGGCAACATTGGAACCTTTTAGGAAATGTCGCTTTGTTCATAG atCCACCGAATTATGCTTTGGCGCAACACAGTTTTATAAAAGCGGTGATTGCAGAAAACAACAGCTCGATCGCCTGGACTAACTTAGGAACTTTATACCTTTTGATGGGAGATTTGAAattggctaataaggcttttAGTGAAGGGCAAAGATCCGATCCAAACTATATGAACTGTTGGATAGGACAG GCCATTATCGCTGAGACAATGGGCCATTCGGACGCAATGGATTTATTCAGACATAGCACTCAACTTGGTCAGCATCAGCAAGGAAGCATCGGTTTCGGACACTGGGTGTGTCAGATCCTTCTCAATAGTTCTCCTGATGATAAAGCAGTGAAATATAACATTTACAACATGCACGCAATACCAATTGCTCTTGATGCCATCAATTGGTATATAG AAAAGAATCAAGACAATAGCTGCGCTTGGAACATTTTGGGAATATTGTCTGAACGGATGGGATTACTAAAAACTGCGAAAAACGCCTTTAAACATGCATTTGTTTTGGCCGACAAAAAGAATAAAGATTTTGCGCGTGTGAATTATGGCAGACTTTTATACAGAATGGGAGAATATGAATCTGCCATTGAAATGTTTGCCAATGTGGAAGCTGCGACTTTCAGCAGTGGAGGTGGACTGGCATTGGCACTGTTTCGAA ATGCTCAATATCAAGAATCTTATGGCTCATATGAACAGGCACTTCACTGGTTAACAGAAGAGCAAGCCAGCCAATCAGAGCTTTTAGTAGCTTTGGCATCAATGGCCTACAAATTTCAAGGCCCAGATGGGGCCAAAACGATATTATTTCAAAG tatTGGATTAAATGAGCCATCTCCCTGGAGCTTATATGCCACATTCTCTTTATCTCTACTCCATAACGACATGAATTTGTGCCAATTGGTGTTAAAAGACCTGGTTAACCTTGAGGCTCAAATCGCCCAAAAACCAGGCGATCACTCGgagtttattttccattatgcCACCCTCTTATCATGCCTTTATTTGTTGATG AAAGATAAAAAAGCCGCTTTATGCGAATTAAGCCGGTTGATACATAATTACCCAAACGTATCATCTACTTGGCTCATATTATCTCAATTTCTGCTGAGATTAGAAAGCAATCACCACAAATTGAAAGCAGGAACCAAATGTGCTAATGCAGCTCTCAAATTAGGCAATAGTAACACCGATGTTACCACAGCGTTGTGTACTGTTGCGTTATCATTTCAAAGAGCAGGACACTTAAAAGAAGCTGCAATATGTGCTCAGAAGCTGGTGCATTATAATCCAGATTTAGCTGATGGGTGGGCTATACTAATTCCACTTTTATTGAAAAGTAAATctgtttcttcaatttttctttcacaatTGCGGAactatttatgtaaaattaagTGTAGTGAGAATATTTTGAAGTGGTGTTGTGATTTAACAATGTAG
- the LOC136345986 gene encoding tetratricopeptide repeat protein 37 isoform X2, translating into MSRNNESKLLDYSIKLANIASSGDLIEVMKLLLKVSKKCSQDPQQDILKLVTKLLELVPEANKPLDLMEEYVQELIKSSSITEYDFSNYLVVLNKTGNSLKLLEKAEDMAQLFPSSSTALSWICKVYNELYIEENTEFNCDKICTYVDKLLEFDPQNTMGLFTHALLEFKDGKSVIAREKLLDVTSQRPGLVYAWILLTDVQLKLNLVQEAVGNLNKAQRLTKSFHDPGKILRKLRLQEVEILSLSDDREDWRKCLEIFSHKEDNTLLLLPHIITACIKLNNFIEAETYISELESKNKNIALLYKLKLYRKQGKVADAQKLIEESSYDSLWWWLEVGEVYWDSQEYSKALEPFLKAAKCDPGNYIPFVKLGHYYIKVSQFEKARRCYEKAFKLNSLSSEAGSALSKIYRKQKNWDANLSLLVNFTQGFPDTTNVWAWLQLGLTYLEQANANSALEYLRIVIRIQPENVHCWESLADAYFSNGAYTSALKCYQKALNLAQTSLYSALQVAYVKKILGEYAEAQVDFENILVNNRSYVPALKGLGETYLCRAKECYKDQRIGTARDYAQKAANKLTLAVFQRSELTCLWKLLANSVHLVANLPEKYFFMKISRSFIDATKSDESVLLEQEELFEMAIKFYCKAISLAQDNPFFWHDLSTCYLDYARSIKSSDARSRYFNNALSTAQQCTLLNPGFWQHWNLLGNVALFIDPPNYALAQHSFIKAVIAENNSSIAWTNLGTLYLLMGDLKLANKAFSEGQRSDPNYMNCWIGQAIIAETMGHSDAMDLFRHSTQLGQHQQGSIGFGHWVCQILLNSSPDDKAVKYNIYNMHAIPIALDAINWYIEKNQDNSCAWNILGILSERMGLLKTAKNAFKHAFVLADKKNKDFARVNYGRLLYRMGEYESAIEMFANVEAATFSSGGGLALALFRNAQYQESYGSYEQALHWLTEEQASQSELLVALASMAYKFQGPDGAKTILFQSIGLNEPSPWSLYATFSLSLLHNDMNLCQLVLKDLVNLEAQIAQKPGDHSEFIFHYATLLSCLYLLMKDKKAALCELSRLIHNYPNVSSTWLILSQFLLRLESNHHKLKAGTKCANAALKLGNSNTDVTTALCTVALSFQRAGHLKEAAICAQKLVHYNPDLADGWAILIPLLLKSKSVSSIFLSQLRNYLCKIKCSENILKWCCDLTM; encoded by the exons ATGAGTCGTAA CAATGAGTCCAAACTTTTGGACTACTCTATAAAATTAGCTAATATTGCTAGTTCAGGAGATTTGATTGAGGTAATGAAATTGTTGCTTAAAGTTAGTAAGAAATGTTCACAAGACCCTCagcaagatattttaaaattagttacCAAGCTCTTGGAACTAGTACCTGAAGCAAATAAACCACTAgatttg atgGAAGAATATGTTCAAGAACTGATCAAATCTTCTTCAATTACTgaatatgatttttcaaattatcttgtggttttaaacaaaactggcaattcattaaaattattagaaaaagccGAAGACATGGCCCAGTTGTTTCCATCCAGTTCTACAGCTCTCAGCTGGATATGCAAAGTTTACAATGAACTTTACATAGAAGAAAACACTGAATTTAACTGTGATAAAATCTGTACATATGTTGACAAACTTTTAGAATTTGACCCACAAAATACCATGGGTTTGTTTACTCATGCATTGTTGGAGTTTAAGGATGGCAAATCAGTTATTGCCAGAGAAAAACTTTTAGATG TAACTTCACAACGGCCTGGTTTAGTGTATGCTTGGATATTATTAACTGACGTGCAATTGAAGTTAAATTTAGTTCAAGAGGCTGTAGGTAATCTGAATAAAGCACAGCGATTGACGAAATCTTTTCATGACCCGGGAAAGATACTCAGAAAATTGCGGCTTCAGGAAGTCGAAATACTGTCTTTATCAGATGATAGAGAAGATTGGAGAAAGTGTTTGGAGATTTTCAGCCATAAG GAGGATAATACCTTATTATTACTACCTCACATAATTACAGCGTGTattaaattgaacaatttcaTCGAAGCCGAAACGTATATTTCGGAGttagaatctaaaaataaaaatattgcccTTTTATACAAGTTAAAGCTATATCGAAAGCAGGGAAAAGTTGCAGATGCCCAAAAGCTTATAGAAGAGTCGTCATATGACTCATTGTGGTGGTGGTTGGAAGTTGGTGAAGTTTACTGGGACAGTCAAGAATACAGTAAAGCGTTAGAACCGTTTTTAAAG gcTGCCAAATGTGATCCAGGGAATTACATCCCCTTTGTTAAACTCGGTcattattatataaaagttAGTCAGTTCGAAAAAGCGAGACGTTGCTACGAAAAGGCATTTAAACTAAATTCTCTGTCCTCGGAAGCAGGAAGTGCGTTGAGTAAAATTTATAGGAAACAAAAGAATTGG GATGCAAATCTGTCACTTCTGGTCAACTTTACACAAGGATTTCCAGACACCACTAATGTTTGGGCATGGTTACAGTTGGGTCTGACCTACTTAGAGCAGGCTAATGCCAATAGTGCTTTAGAGTATTTACGCATAGTGATTCGAATTCAACCAGAAAATGT TCATTGCTGGGAATCCTTAGCGGATGCATATTTTTCTAACGGAGCATACACTTCAGCATTAAAGTGCTATCAAAAAGCATTAAACTTAGCTCAAACGTCTCTATACTCCGCTTTGCAAGTGGCTTATGTTAAAaag ATTTTAGGTGAATATGCTGAGGCACAGGTTgactttgaaaacattttggttAATAATAGAAGTTATGTACCTGCATTAAAAGGTTTGGGTGAAACATATTTATGCAGGGCGAAAGAATGTTACAAAGATCAGAGAATTGGGACAGCGAGAGATTATGCTCAAAAAGCTGCCAATAAATTAACCTT GGCTGTGTTCCAGAGAAGCGAATTAACTTGTTTGTGGAAACTTTTGGCAAATTCTGTCCATTTAGTCGCAAATTTAcctgagaaatattttttcatgaagATTTCGCGTAGTTTCATTGATGCAACCAAGTCGGATGAGTCGGTATTGCTGGAGCAAGAAGAACTATTTGAAATGGCTATTAA attctatTGCAAAGCAATTAGTCTTGCTCAAGACAATCCGTTCTTTTGGCACGATCTTTCTACTTGTTATCTAGACTACGCGCGCTCTATAAAAAGCTCAGATGCGCGATCTCGGTATTTTAATAATGCCTTATCCACAGCCCAACAATGTACTCTGTTAAATCCTGGGTTTTGGCAACATTGGAACCTTTTAGGAAATGTCGCTTTGTTCATAG atCCACCGAATTATGCTTTGGCGCAACACAGTTTTATAAAAGCGGTGATTGCAGAAAACAACAGCTCGATCGCCTGGACTAACTTAGGAACTTTATACCTTTTGATGGGAGATTTGAAattggctaataaggcttttAGTGAAGGGCAAAGATCCGATCCAAACTATATGAACTGTTGGATAGGACAG GCCATTATCGCTGAGACAATGGGCCATTCGGACGCAATGGATTTATTCAGACATAGCACTCAACTTGGTCAGCATCAGCAAGGAAGCATCGGTTTCGGACACTGGGTGTGTCAGATCCTTCTCAATAGTTCTCCTGATGATAAAGCAGTGAAATATAACATTTACAACATGCACGCAATACCAATTGCTCTTGATGCCATCAATTGGTATATAG AAAAGAATCAAGACAATAGCTGCGCTTGGAACATTTTGGGAATATTGTCTGAACGGATGGGATTACTAAAAACTGCGAAAAACGCCTTTAAACATGCATTTGTTTTGGCCGACAAAAAGAATAAAGATTTTGCGCGTGTGAATTATGGCAGACTTTTATACAGAATGGGAGAATATGAATCTGCCATTGAAATGTTTGCCAATGTGGAAGCTGCGACTTTCAGCAGTGGAGGTGGACTGGCATTGGCACTGTTTCGAA ATGCTCAATATCAAGAATCTTATGGCTCATATGAACAGGCACTTCACTGGTTAACAGAAGAGCAAGCCAGCCAATCAGAGCTTTTAGTAGCTTTGGCATCAATGGCCTACAAATTTCAAGGCCCAGATGGGGCCAAAACGATATTATTTCAAAG tatTGGATTAAATGAGCCATCTCCCTGGAGCTTATATGCCACATTCTCTTTATCTCTACTCCATAACGACATGAATTTGTGCCAATTGGTGTTAAAAGACCTGGTTAACCTTGAGGCTCAAATCGCCCAAAAACCAGGCGATCACTCGgagtttattttccattatgcCACCCTCTTATCATGCCTTTATTTGTTGATG AAAGATAAAAAAGCCGCTTTATGCGAATTAAGCCGGTTGATACATAATTACCCAAACGTATCATCTACTTGGCTCATATTATCTCAATTTCTGCTGAGATTAGAAAGCAATCACCACAAATTGAAAGCAGGAACCAAATGTGCTAATGCAGCTCTCAAATTAGGCAATAGTAACACCGATGTTACCACAGCGTTGTGTACTGTTGCGTTATCATTTCAAAGAGCAGGACACTTAAAAGAAGCTGCAATATGTGCTCAGAAGCTGGTGCATTATAATCCAGATTTAGCTGATGGGTGGGCTATACTAATTCCACTTTTATTGAAAAGTAAATctgtttcttcaatttttctttcacaatTGCGGAactatttatgtaaaattaagTGTAGTGAGAATATTTTGAAGTGGTGTTGTGATTTAACAATGTAG